One stretch of Pedobacter riviphilus DNA includes these proteins:
- a CDS encoding RNA polymerase sigma factor → MSKLTREKELELLRRLLLDDEEAFASLFYGYKDKLYGFIFRITESSEIAKDIVQDVFLKIWNTRHNTHHVENFNAFVYRMAKNAALDHLKRKSRELIAVSDLRLISDEHMASNPFEDMKATEIQSKFEQALKNLPKQQRVVYELRHLEGEEYSEIAKKLNLSVATIRSHFRNALIALKAGLFLLLFMMFFRF, encoded by the coding sequence ATGTCAAAGTTAACACGTGAAAAAGAGCTGGAATTACTTCGTCGCCTATTATTGGATGATGAGGAGGCTTTTGCTTCTCTTTTTTACGGCTATAAAGATAAACTCTACGGCTTTATTTTTAGGATAACAGAATCCAGCGAGATTGCAAAAGATATCGTTCAGGATGTTTTTCTAAAAATTTGGAACACACGTCATAATACCCATCATGTAGAAAATTTCAATGCTTTTGTCTACCGTATGGCCAAAAATGCTGCTCTTGATCACTTGAAGCGAAAATCGCGTGAGTTAATAGCTGTTTCCGATCTTCGCCTGATTTCTGATGAGCACATGGCCAGCAATCCATTCGAGGATATGAAAGCCACAGAAATCCAATCGAAATTCGAACAAGCTTTAAAAAATCTGCCAAAGCAGCAGCGCGTAGTCTATGAGCTAAGGCATTTGGAAGGGGAAGAGTATTCTGAAATTGCAAAAAAACTAAATCTTTCTGTTGCAACGATTCGGAGCCATTTCAGAAATGCGCTCATTGCGCTAAAAGCAGGCCTTTTTTTGCTGCTTTTCATGATGTTTTTTCGCTTCTAA
- a CDS encoding FecR family protein, whose protein sequence is MSNDTITALLAKYLKGECDKEERDQLFSQLDTLEPKQLDDLLNSAWKDYESDIELSEGDSREILNAILTKRSKYSLKYISIAASILIGIVTVTYLFLTSKKITSTQNMVYTDIRPGGNKAELLMANGKKILLGSGFQKIEMPNTDLIVQQHSNGSLTYTNGINTLPAKIAYDTLRTPRGGVYQVNLSDGTKIWLNAFSAIRFPEKFASNRRDVELLYGEAYFEVKHMTNAPFAVKTAAGIVRDLGTSFNVNSISNKGHVAATLLEGAIEVESNGQFKKIKPGQQALFSKNKISVNDVDVEEMTAWKDGYFMFDESMESAMNKIALWYDVKVEYQNEALKHIPVLATITRYGEIKNVLRILEMTKKVRFNVNGRTIKVVRFAP, encoded by the coding sequence ATGTCAAATGATACAATAACAGCTTTATTAGCAAAATATCTAAAGGGTGAATGTGATAAAGAGGAACGGGATCAGTTATTTAGTCAGCTGGATACATTAGAACCCAAACAGCTCGATGATCTTTTGAACAGCGCGTGGAAGGATTATGAATCTGACATTGAACTTTCAGAAGGAGATTCACGGGAAATCCTCAATGCGATCTTAACAAAGCGCAGTAAATACTCTTTAAAATATATCTCTATCGCTGCGTCTATTTTAATTGGTATCGTTACAGTTACCTACTTATTCCTTACTTCTAAAAAAATCACCAGTACCCAAAATATGGTCTACACAGATATTAGGCCTGGCGGTAACAAAGCTGAACTTCTCATGGCAAATGGGAAAAAAATATTACTGGGTAGCGGCTTTCAAAAAATTGAGATGCCAAATACCGATTTGATAGTGCAACAGCATTCCAACGGATCATTAACTTACACCAATGGTATAAATACATTACCTGCAAAAATTGCCTATGATACCCTTCGGACTCCAAGGGGTGGGGTTTATCAGGTTAACCTGAGCGACGGCACGAAAATTTGGCTCAATGCTTTTAGTGCGATCAGATTTCCTGAAAAATTTGCCAGTAACAGACGTGATGTCGAACTTCTATATGGTGAAGCATATTTTGAGGTAAAGCATATGACAAATGCACCGTTTGCCGTTAAAACAGCTGCAGGGATTGTTCGGGATTTGGGAACCAGTTTTAATGTAAACAGCATTTCTAATAAGGGCCATGTTGCCGCCACTTTATTGGAGGGAGCTATTGAAGTCGAATCGAACGGTCAATTTAAAAAGATAAAGCCCGGTCAGCAGGCGTTATTTAGTAAAAATAAAATATCGGTTAACGATGTAGACGTTGAGGAGATGACTGCCTGGAAAGATGGGTATTTTATGTTCGACGAATCGATGGAAAGTGCCATGAATAAAATTGCCTTGTGGTACGATGTAAAGGTTGAATACCAAAACGAAGCCCTAAAACACATTCCGGTCTTGGCTACCATAACCCGCTACGGCGAGATCAAAAATGTGCTGCGGATTTTGGAAATGACCAAAAAGGTGCGCTTTAATGTGAATGGAAGAACAATCAAAGTTGTGCGTTTTGCACCATAA
- a CDS encoding helix-turn-helix domain-containing protein — MIIDHKKYDLFGKSIIQNIRIKAPFTFDFPITDNACFLYMLQGEMQYHRDGDRVNIPHKHALFLNCIQASKTISSLSRGDINEIMIVNFHPDILKRIYDREMPVILQAPGRMVSNKSVEILNNNFLIEKYIEGLLFYFQHPALVNEDILVLKLKEIILLLAQTANARAIQTIFAQLFSPTIYTFKQIIEANLFAQLSIDALAQLNNLSLSSFKREFARHYNDTPANYIKTKRLEKAAEMLLISKERIKDIAFNCGYNDLANFTKSFRHRYKCTPSDFRERQQR, encoded by the coding sequence ATGATTATCGACCATAAAAAATACGATTTGTTTGGTAAATCCATTATCCAAAATATCAGGATAAAGGCGCCTTTTACCTTCGATTTCCCTATTACCGATAATGCCTGCTTTTTGTACATGTTACAGGGCGAAATGCAATATCACCGCGACGGAGACCGGGTAAATATACCACATAAACATGCTTTGTTTTTAAATTGTATACAAGCCAGCAAAACCATCAGTAGCTTAAGTAGAGGGGATATTAACGAAATTATGATCGTTAATTTTCATCCCGATATTTTAAAGCGGATTTACGATCGAGAGATGCCGGTCATACTTCAAGCACCCGGTCGGATGGTTTCGAACAAAAGTGTCGAAATTTTAAACAACAATTTTTTAATCGAAAAATATATCGAAGGCTTGCTGTTTTATTTTCAGCATCCGGCACTGGTTAACGAAGATATACTGGTTTTAAAGCTAAAGGAAATTATCCTGCTTCTGGCCCAGACTGCTAATGCCCGGGCCATACAAACCATATTTGCACAGCTTTTTTCGCCTACTATCTATACCTTTAAGCAAATTATTGAGGCCAATCTGTTCGCCCAGCTCAGTATCGATGCCCTGGCACAGCTTAATAATTTGAGTTTATCGTCTTTTAAACGCGAATTTGCCAGACATTATAACGATACGCCAGCCAATTACATCAAAACCAAAAGACTCGAAAAAGCTGCCGAAATGCTGTTAATTTCAAAGGAGAGGATTAAAGATATTGCTTTTAATTGTGGCTATAATGATTTGGCCAATTTTACCAAAAGCTTTCGCCATAGGTATAAGTGTACACCTAGCGATTTTCGGGAACGCCAGCAGCGCTAA
- a CDS encoding SusC/RagA family TonB-linked outer membrane protein translates to MYKISTTDFMQLPRCVHKVFRLTKPTFFLLLISLLHVSASGLAQNITINQKKISLVKVFREIRSQTGYSSVWTDTEEKNKTVNVSLTNAPLEAALKQILAQTNLSYSIDKENRAILIFTKPNTATVSPPGLIDVKGVVVNVLKQPLLGATVKVKNSAISTQTGADGSFRLAGIASDAVLMISYVGYAVKEINASPDMGTIPLEFAANDLESVNVTFSTGYQTLSRERSAGSFSKPSLSVMNDRSSSTNVLQRLDGLVPGLAVNNAPDAGNNPFLIRGLSSINSNRGPLVVLDGVQVPDNFIQNINMQDVADITVLKDATSSSIWGAKAANGVIVITTKKGTADEKLKIDYDGYHNFQGMPDLSYIQKMNSGQFIATAKELFPQYVGSNSYNSVQLIAPVTPHLQAQYDASRGLITQAQANAKLDSLAGIDNSDQLKKYFYRQAATTNHTLSVSGGGKTHSFYGSANYIGTVNNTPGQTDDQYKINLRQDFKFNKRLQVYLITDLTNRVTRSNNITVPSLDLVPYQLFADPAGNPLIVNHMGNYSDDLRKDYQARSRINLDYSPLQEIENGYTKGNALSTRVVAGVTLELIKGLRYEGTFGYNINSFKNRVQLDQNSYAVRDEVMTFTQAPTLNSTPIYNVPAFGGRLTATDELLKSWTIRNQFLYDHTWLDKHQLTIMAGQEATSNSPLSTTTIYRGWDDQLQVARPINYQLLGEGITGTVAGGTRTLANNVTGGEGVISRTSSYFANLGYTFDRKYTLNSSIRIDRSNLFGFDQSAQNRPVWSVGGKWALGREEFMKPVNWLSRLDLRFTYGITGNAPTPGTAASWDILRAETNVNYPNGVGLIINAPANKKLTWELTKNYNLGLDFEILNGILFGSIDGYIRKTNDLIGNLTTAPLTGFASVIGNFGDLQNKGLDISLGSLNISNNNFTWTTSFTLGYNKNKISRLANATPITTGPGMISTRFLDGYPSFVVFAYDYAGLNASGDPQVKLADGTVTSNPTATTAQDVVYMGSSQPVYSGGFSNNFRYKNVTLGINIIYNGGNVMFRDVNTFWSGVPYLNYMTSEFANRWKVAGDENKTDIPRYAATSAVSGNRNTNYYTYANSNVFNASFAKIRDITLAYDVRGGLIKKLHAQSITFRAQVSNLMLWKANDLGIDPEFQSLGNVGATQTAGNTGAIRNLRTGQGTITLGAHITL, encoded by the coding sequence ATGTATAAAATTTCTACGACAGATTTTATGCAGCTTCCACGCTGCGTCCACAAAGTTTTTAGGCTTACCAAGCCAACTTTTTTCCTGCTACTGATCTCGCTGTTACATGTAAGCGCATCAGGTTTAGCACAAAATATCACAATTAATCAAAAGAAAATCTCTTTAGTAAAGGTGTTTAGGGAGATCCGATCACAAACAGGGTATAGTTCAGTTTGGACTGATACGGAGGAGAAGAACAAAACTGTTAATGTGAGTCTTACCAATGCGCCTTTAGAAGCGGCACTTAAACAAATACTTGCTCAAACAAATCTTTCCTATAGCATTGATAAAGAAAATAGGGCGATTTTGATCTTCACTAAACCAAACACAGCAACAGTAAGCCCCCCGGGCTTGATAGATGTAAAAGGTGTTGTTGTAAATGTGCTAAAACAGCCACTGCTGGGCGCCACCGTTAAAGTTAAAAACAGCGCAATCTCCACACAAACAGGTGCCGATGGCTCATTTCGTTTAGCAGGTATTGCCAGTGATGCTGTTTTAATGATCTCCTATGTTGGATATGCAGTTAAGGAGATAAATGCATCGCCGGATATGGGAACCATTCCGCTTGAATTTGCTGCCAATGATCTTGAATCGGTAAATGTTACCTTCTCAACAGGATATCAAACGCTCTCGAGGGAAAGAAGCGCAGGCTCATTTTCAAAGCCCAGCCTGTCGGTTATGAACGATAGATCAAGCAGCACAAATGTATTGCAAAGGTTGGATGGATTGGTACCTGGTTTAGCCGTGAACAATGCTCCCGATGCAGGTAACAATCCCTTTTTGATACGTGGTTTATCATCAATCAATTCCAACAGAGGTCCGCTTGTGGTTTTAGATGGGGTACAGGTTCCCGATAATTTTATTCAAAACATCAACATGCAGGATGTTGCAGATATCACCGTACTTAAAGATGCAACCTCCTCCTCTATATGGGGTGCTAAAGCGGCTAATGGCGTAATTGTGATTACCACAAAAAAAGGCACTGCCGACGAAAAGTTGAAAATTGATTATGACGGGTATCATAATTTTCAGGGCATGCCTGATCTGAGCTATATCCAGAAGATGAACAGCGGCCAGTTTATTGCTACAGCAAAGGAGCTATTTCCACAATATGTGGGCAGTAATTCCTATAATTCTGTTCAATTAATTGCCCCTGTTACACCTCATTTGCAGGCACAGTATGATGCAAGCAGAGGCTTAATAACCCAGGCCCAGGCTAATGCAAAACTCGATAGTTTAGCGGGAATAGATAACAGCGATCAGCTTAAAAAGTATTTCTACAGACAGGCAGCAACTACTAACCATACCTTATCTGTATCCGGTGGTGGTAAAACACATTCATTTTATGGTTCTGCTAATTATATTGGAACGGTTAATAATACTCCGGGCCAGACAGACGACCAGTACAAAATCAACCTGCGCCAAGACTTTAAGTTCAACAAACGCCTCCAGGTTTACCTCATCACCGATCTCACCAACAGGGTTACCAGGAGTAATAATATAACCGTTCCAAGTTTGGATCTGGTGCCTTACCAGTTATTTGCTGATCCCGCAGGAAATCCATTAATAGTCAATCATATGGGTAATTATAGCGATGATCTACGTAAAGATTATCAGGCAAGAAGCCGTATTAATCTGGATTATTCCCCTTTACAGGAGATAGAGAATGGATACACCAAAGGTAATGCATTATCTACAAGAGTTGTGGCGGGTGTGACACTGGAGCTTATAAAAGGCCTCCGTTATGAAGGAACATTCGGTTATAACATTAATTCTTTTAAAAATCGCGTGCAGCTGGATCAGAACAGTTATGCGGTAAGAGACGAAGTAATGACATTTACCCAGGCGCCTACGCTTAACAGTACCCCTATCTATAATGTCCCGGCTTTTGGGGGCCGGTTAACTGCTACTGATGAACTGCTCAAAAGCTGGACAATCAGAAACCAGTTTTTGTATGATCATACCTGGCTTGATAAACATCAGTTGACCATTATGGCAGGACAGGAAGCAACCAGTAACTCTCCGCTTTCAACAACGACCATCTATAGGGGATGGGATGATCAGCTTCAGGTAGCAAGACCTATAAATTATCAATTATTAGGTGAAGGTATCACCGGAACGGTAGCAGGCGGAACAAGGACATTAGCTAATAATGTAACCGGTGGCGAAGGTGTAATCAGCAGGACATCCTCTTATTTTGCCAATTTAGGTTATACATTCGACCGGAAATACACGCTAAACAGCAGTATCCGTATTGATAGAAGCAATTTGTTTGGCTTTGACCAATCGGCTCAGAACAGACCGGTGTGGAGCGTTGGGGGTAAATGGGCACTTGGAAGAGAGGAATTTATGAAGCCCGTAAATTGGTTAAGCCGTTTAGATCTTAGGTTTACCTACGGTATCACAGGTAATGCACCCACTCCAGGTACTGCAGCATCATGGGATATTTTACGTGCCGAAACAAATGTCAATTATCCAAACGGCGTTGGCCTGATCATCAATGCACCCGCAAACAAAAAACTTACCTGGGAACTCACCAAAAACTATAACCTGGGTCTGGATTTTGAAATCCTGAATGGCATATTGTTCGGTTCGATAGACGGTTATATCCGGAAAACAAATGATTTGATCGGTAACCTGACAACCGCACCGCTTACGGGCTTTGCCTCTGTGATCGGGAACTTTGGCGATTTGCAAAACAAGGGTTTAGATATCTCGCTTGGTTCGCTAAACATCAGCAATAACAATTTCACCTGGACCACTTCATTTACCTTAGGTTATAATAAAAATAAGATATCGCGGCTTGCAAATGCTACGCCCATCACTACCGGGCCAGGCATGATCAGTACCAGGTTCTTGGATGGTTATCCTTCTTTTGTGGTATTTGCCTATGATTATGCGGGTTTAAATGCTTCCGGAGATCCCCAGGTCAAACTGGCTGATGGAACGGTTACTTCAAATCCGACAGCAACTACTGCTCAAGATGTAGTATACATGGGAAGTTCACAACCTGTTTACAGCGGTGGTTTTTCTAACAATTTCCGCTATAAAAATGTCACATTGGGCATCAATATTATTTATAACGGTGGAAACGTAATGTTTCGCGATGTAAATACATTTTGGTCAGGCGTACCTTATTTAAATTACATGACCAGCGAATTTGCCAACCGTTGGAAAGTAGCCGGAGACGAGAACAAGACCGATATCCCTCGATATGCTGCCACAAGTGCGGTTAGTGGGAATAGAAATACGAACTATTATACTTATGCAAATAGCAACGTGTTTAATGCTTCCTTCGCGAAGATCCGCGACATCACATTAGCCTATGATGTTAGGGGTGGGCTAATCAAAAAACTGCATGCACAATCTATAACATTCAGGGCACAGGTTTCCAACTTAATGTTATGGAAAGCCAATGATTTAGGGATCGATCCAGAGTTCCAGTCTTTAGGAAATGTTGGTGCAACTCAAACCGCCGGCAACACCGGAGCGATAAGAAACCTGCGTACAGGGCAAGGAACAATAACATTAGGGGCCCATATCACACTTTAA
- a CDS encoding protein-disulfide reductase DsbD domain-containing protein has product MKKNLILLFICSFFTLKGFGQIYHPIKWSYAAKKTGKNEAVVFVKATLEKGWHLYSQYVEKGGPQPTKFTFEKSNTYSLIGATKEPHAIMRLEPTFMMEVGFFENAVIFQQKVKLTGKKAAVKGKVEFMVCNDKMCLPTDEVEFTVNVI; this is encoded by the coding sequence ATGAAAAAAAATCTCATTCTTTTGTTCATCTGCTCATTTTTTACACTGAAAGGATTCGGGCAAATTTATCATCCCATAAAGTGGAGTTATGCTGCAAAGAAAACGGGTAAAAATGAAGCAGTTGTATTCGTAAAAGCCACCTTGGAAAAAGGCTGGCACTTATATTCACAATATGTCGAAAAGGGTGGTCCACAACCAACTAAATTTACTTTTGAAAAATCCAATACCTATAGCCTGATAGGAGCTACAAAAGAACCTCATGCGATTATGCGTTTGGAACCCACGTTTATGATGGAAGTCGGCTTTTTCGAAAATGCAGTCATTTTTCAGCAAAAAGTCAAGTTAACCGGTAAAAAAGCCGCGGTAAAAGGGAAAGTAGAGTTTATGGTATGTAACGATAAAATGTGCCTTCCTACAGATGAAGTCGAATTTACCGTTAACGTAATTTAA
- a CDS encoding TlpA family protein disulfide reductase: MKINNLKKCIATVVLGLMIGFGAQAQQPNPLAEKYDEFTLIDKAQDQEKFYKDLIKKIPETEKNRKLYDRIRGAIAINWLHEENFDKFKQYDQSVKDGLSLFELTNILEKWLDDKKNLAWMDVTSKQYLKDIENGLRKDDFEHAHEVLLEISATIDCINGDKSAALAKINEALKDAKMRNMNYFKDSKPNFISRYAFILDANGQTQKAIDTLTVSVKDAESNPKLLAILKTIYAKVNGEDNATKYVASLQDEAYQRYYKELESKWDPIGKPAPTVAITKLNGQEFKVSDYKGKILVVDFWSTTCTPCKACFPAFERIVADYKNEPFQLFVAGIAEDKETQQQYVDKSKLTLDVLRDPEMAFYKAIGAKGTPHKFIIDPKGIIRMDGIGYAGSTDREYYEVKAMIEITKKHAANNN, encoded by the coding sequence ATGAAAATCAACAATTTAAAAAAATGTATTGCGACTGTAGTTCTGGGGCTGATGATCGGTTTCGGAGCTCAGGCACAACAGCCTAATCCTTTGGCTGAAAAGTATGACGAGTTTACCCTTATTGATAAAGCACAGGATCAGGAGAAATTTTATAAGGACTTAATTAAAAAGATACCTGAAACGGAGAAAAATAGAAAACTTTACGACCGTATCAGGGGAGCAATAGCCATCAACTGGCTTCATGAGGAAAATTTTGATAAGTTCAAACAATATGATCAGTCTGTTAAAGATGGTCTATCATTGTTTGAGCTAACCAACATTCTTGAAAAGTGGTTAGATGACAAAAAAAACCTAGCATGGATGGATGTAACTTCCAAACAATATCTTAAAGATATTGAAAACGGTTTACGTAAAGATGATTTCGAACACGCACACGAAGTCTTATTGGAAATTTCAGCAACAATAGATTGTATAAATGGTGATAAAAGTGCCGCATTAGCAAAGATTAATGAAGCGCTTAAAGATGCTAAAATGAGGAACATGAATTATTTTAAAGATTCAAAGCCAAATTTTATCAGTCGTTATGCGTTCATTTTAGATGCAAACGGCCAAACCCAAAAGGCGATTGATACACTTACCGTTTCCGTTAAAGATGCAGAATCCAATCCCAAACTTTTAGCTATCCTTAAAACCATCTATGCAAAAGTAAATGGAGAAGATAATGCTACAAAATATGTTGCTTCATTGCAAGATGAGGCCTATCAGCGCTATTATAAAGAACTCGAAAGTAAGTGGGATCCAATTGGCAAACCCGCACCAACAGTTGCCATCACTAAATTAAATGGGCAGGAATTTAAAGTGTCTGATTACAAGGGAAAAATCCTGGTAGTTGATTTTTGGAGTACAACCTGTACGCCCTGCAAAGCCTGCTTCCCTGCTTTCGAAAGAATTGTTGCAGACTATAAAAATGAACCATTTCAGTTATTCGTAGCAGGAATAGCAGAAGATAAGGAAACCCAGCAGCAATATGTTGATAAATCTAAGCTGACTTTAGATGTATTAAGAGATCCTGAAATGGCATTCTATAAAGCAATTGGTGCGAAAGGTACACCACATAAGTTTATCATCGATCCTAAAGGAATAATAAGAATGGACGGAATTGGTTACGCTGGCTCAACAGATCGCGAATACTATGAAGTTAAAGCAATGATAGAGATTACTAAAAAGCATGCCGCCAACAATAATTAA
- a CDS encoding AhpC/TSA family protein, which produces MKKLVIVALSIIQLSAFAQDAKNKFTISGKYGTFNAPVKAYLQYNINGKDITDSVTLKNGIFKFTGTATPSPVYADLIFDSKAVGKEKSLERGIVIIEPGNITVATKGNITNGLKVTGTPSNNDYTEFNAIVDTEFSKMSPDDRSIMDGKTNANNTSNFEEKLEAFKKRYSKLTNDAYIKFVKSHPNSDLALDLMSKIAYDSEYAEVKPLFDGFSDKIKNSADGKSFAKALEQMKATEIGQNAPDFEMADTEGKLFKLSSLKGKYVLLDFWASWCGPCRAENPNLIKIYNKFKDQNFTIVGVSLDKANAKDLWLAAIKNDGLPWLQLSDLQSFDNTAAKLYGVRAIPQNFLIDPSGKIVGKTLVGKGLELKLTEMLGNPVK; this is translated from the coding sequence ATGAAAAAATTAGTGATCGTCGCTTTATCAATAATTCAATTGAGTGCTTTTGCACAGGACGCGAAAAATAAATTTACGATATCAGGTAAATACGGAACATTTAATGCCCCTGTAAAAGCTTACTTACAGTATAATATAAACGGTAAAGACATAACAGATTCTGTTACATTGAAAAATGGGATTTTTAAGTTTACCGGAACAGCCACACCTTCACCCGTTTATGCTGATCTGATTTTTGATTCTAAAGCTGTTGGAAAGGAAAAAAGTCTTGAACGGGGTATCGTAATTATAGAGCCTGGTAATATCACGGTTGCTACAAAAGGCAATATTACCAATGGCCTAAAAGTTACCGGCACACCTTCAAATAACGATTATACCGAATTTAATGCTATTGTAGATACTGAATTCTCCAAAATGTCTCCTGATGACAGGAGTATCATGGACGGGAAAACCAACGCTAATAACACTTCCAATTTTGAGGAAAAACTGGAAGCATTCAAAAAGAGGTATAGTAAATTAACAAATGACGCTTATATAAAATTTGTAAAAAGCCATCCCAACTCTGATCTTGCATTGGATCTAATGTCAAAAATAGCATATGATTCAGAATACGCTGAAGTTAAACCTTTATTTGACGGCTTTTCTGATAAGATAAAGAATAGCGCCGATGGCAAAAGTTTTGCTAAAGCCTTAGAACAGATGAAAGCTACTGAAATTGGTCAAAACGCACCTGATTTTGAAATGGCTGATACTGAAGGTAAGCTGTTTAAACTTTCATCTTTAAAAGGAAAGTATGTTTTATTAGATTTTTGGGCGTCGTGGTGCGGACCCTGTAGAGCGGAAAATCCAAACCTTATAAAAATTTATAATAAGTTTAAAGATCAGAACTTTACGATTGTAGGTGTTTCACTGGATAAGGCTAACGCTAAAGACCTTTGGCTGGCTGCTATAAAAAATGATGGCCTGCCATGGCTGCAACTTTCAGATCTGCAGAGCTTTGATAATACAGCAGCTAAACTGTATGGTGTACGCGCAATACCACAAAATTTCCTGATTGATCCCAGCGGTAAAATTGTTGGTAAAACTTTAGTCGGAAAGGGGCTTGAGCTTAAACTTACGGAAATGCTTGGTAATCCCGTTAAATAG
- a CDS encoding RagB/SusD family nutrient uptake outer membrane protein has translation MKLTTKYFLITLVACTMLLAGSCKKDFLEIQPKGSLIAKTTNDYEQILNGLFLQNTVSASIYLGDDVALQNNYLESVPLRVQRLFRYEDMVYEQNELPQEITAPTGYIQKLYLFNKIINEVMGSTQGSDQQKKQLLAEAKVGRAICNLAFLNDFSLPYNPASASTDLGIPLITAADVTQTSFTRATVKECYTAIIKDLTEAFPDLGPVTHRRRLSKMAAEFFLTRVYMNMLDFTSSKTHIDGAFAELSKSTIPLSLYDYNVVLDENAAGSWFPLNFLGALSNLPLAANNSQVIYNISTTVWNFNFADCPVFSPQVASLYSDDDKRLLLYSDTELFGDLIYPKKVRRYPNFFLDIGPSLPEMYLMRAEIKARGNDLNGAKADVEALRSKRMPASAVALPSNVVSDQQAMVRFILDERIREFALSGLRWLDMRRLSVDPIYKDHINPNHYLLDSDGNVLKTYTLTPKRYAMKFGSLMINQNRGLVDNQ, from the coding sequence ATGAAACTCACAACGAAATACTTTTTAATAACACTGGTTGCCTGCACCATGCTTTTGGCTGGCTCCTGCAAAAAAGATTTTTTGGAAATACAGCCCAAAGGATCACTGATTGCAAAAACAACAAACGATTACGAACAGATTTTAAATGGTTTGTTTTTGCAAAACACCGTTTCTGCTTCTATATACCTTGGAGATGACGTGGCCCTGCAAAATAATTATCTTGAAAGCGTGCCTTTACGCGTTCAACGTTTGTTCCGGTATGAAGATATGGTTTACGAGCAGAACGAACTTCCGCAGGAAATAACGGCTCCCACGGGTTATATTCAAAAGCTTTACCTTTTTAATAAGATCATCAACGAGGTAATGGGATCAACACAGGGAAGTGATCAGCAGAAAAAGCAGTTATTGGCTGAAGCAAAAGTTGGTAGGGCTATTTGCAATCTGGCCTTTTTAAATGACTTTTCTTTGCCTTATAATCCTGCTTCAGCTTCAACTGATTTGGGCATACCGCTCATCACTGCCGCCGATGTTACCCAAACATCGTTTACCCGTGCAACTGTAAAGGAATGTTATACTGCAATCATAAAAGATTTAACAGAAGCCTTTCCAGACCTCGGGCCGGTTACGCACCGCAGAAGGTTATCAAAAATGGCTGCTGAATTTTTTCTTACGAGAGTATATATGAATATGCTTGATTTTACTTCGTCTAAAACACATATTGACGGTGCTTTTGCAGAGTTATCTAAATCAACCATACCACTCTCCCTTTATGATTACAACGTTGTTTTAGATGAAAATGCGGCTGGTTCCTGGTTTCCACTCAACTTCCTGGGGGCGTTAAGTAACCTTCCCCTTGCAGCAAACAACAGCCAGGTCATTTATAATATTTCTACCACTGTCTGGAATTTCAACTTTGCTGATTGCCCTGTTTTTAGCCCTCAGGTAGCAAGTCTTTATAGTGATGATGATAAACGATTGCTGCTTTATTCAGACACCGAGTTATTTGGCGACCTGATTTATCCTAAAAAAGTTCGTCGTTATCCCAATTTCTTTCTAGACATAGGACCATCTCTACCCGAAATGTATTTAATGCGTGCAGAAATAAAGGCGCGGGGAAATGATCTGAACGGAGCAAAGGCAGATGTTGAAGCTTTACGGTCAAAAAGAATGCCCGCCTCAGCTGTGGCCCTGCCTTCAAACGTAGTTTCGGATCAACAGGCCATGGTTAGATTTATTTTAGATGAACGCATTAGGGAGTTTGCGCTTTCAGGCTTGCGGTGGTTGGATATGCGTCGTCTTTCAGTAGATCCGATCTATAAAGATCATATCAATCCTAACCACTACCTCCTGGATTCTGACGGCAATGTTTTAAAAACTTATACGTTAACGCCGAAGCGCTATGCGATGAAATTTGGAAGCCTCATGATCAACCAGAATCGAGGATTAGTAGACAATCAATAA